In Silene latifolia isolate original U9 population chromosome 6, ASM4854445v1, whole genome shotgun sequence, the genomic window CACCCTGTTTGCGCACCCGCTGTGCTCGCATTTGTGGAATTGCGGCGCGTGTTTGCGCAGGCCGCGCACACATTGCGTAGGCCGCGCTTGCATCGACAAAGCATCTTGCGAaggccatatctccctcgtttTTTGGACAAACGAgacgtgtgacctaccgttggaaagctaagatcacaagctttcacctccaattggactTGCGTCGATACgaggtctagaactcgagatatactcgtttgaagttgacccttgtgaaaccgagttttcaattcttcattttggctcttgtttgtgcaTGTCAAGGCTTCAATTCTTCCTTTTGCTTGCTTCTCTTGattttgcacttattcccttggcTTTCCTTTTGCTCTCCTTCTTTGCCTTGGTAAGTTATAAGTTTAAGACTCTAAAATTACAAACCAAAAGTCAAAACCTAAGTATATTACAAAAGTCAACTAAAACCCTAAAGATCAGCgtgtttattgtgataacattaacctattgactcgtcacaatttgacactatcaCCTACCTCCAAGGCTCCAAGTGGAGGAATACTCGTACAATTTAATACGGAGAACCGGAGAAGTATTAGattagatatagatatagattccTACTATTAGTTATCCATAAAGTGGGCCTTTGAATTACACAAAATCTcctttataaatacccacctcACAACTGGCCCATTTTCACCCATTACTTCCCCTTCACCATTCTTCACCTTAACCTAAAATTTAATTCCATGCTTTCTATTTCTCTTCCGTCAACCGTCACCTCTCCGAAGTCCTTCAACCAATCACCTCCCTCCACGTGTCACTCCTCCAACCTCCTCATATCGCCGAGATCCGTCAACCTCAGGCGCATCACTTGCGCCGCAACCGCAACCGTCGCCGCTGCAGCGACTTTCGCTGGAGTTGAAACGACAGCGTTTTCGTCGTTATACGATGTTCTTGGAATTTCTGCTGCCGCATCGAATGGCGAGATTAAGGCGGCGTACCGCCGCTTAGCGCGGTCGTGTCATCCTGACGTTGCGGGAGGTAGCGAGGATGCTACTGCTTTTATTCGTATTAATGATGCGTATTTGACGCTTTTGGATCCGGAGAAGCGTGCAGTATACGATCGGAGCTTGGTTTTACGGCAGCCATTGACTGCTGCGAGGTTTTATCGGATGTCGGCTTCGCCTTCGTCTTCGTCGTCGTTTTGTAGGTCTCCGAGGAGGAATTGGGAGAGTGATCAGTGCTGGTAGATATCTAATTAATCGATACTCCCTCTGTTTCAATGAATTGTATACATTTTCTTCGGAATGGATATAATAATTAATGTTGAAAAGGTAGGATTGAAGTTTTGTGTATAGTTGTATGTAATTAGAGGTTATGGTTGTGATCAATtatgaatattaa contains:
- the LOC141587583 gene encoding chaperone protein dnaJ 11, chloroplastic-like; its protein translation is MLSISLPSTVTSPKSFNQSPPSTCHSSNLLISPRSVNLRRITCAATATVAAAATFAGVETTAFSSLYDVLGISAAASNGEIKAAYRRLARSCHPDVAGGSEDATAFIRINDAYLTLLDPEKRAVYDRSLVLRQPLTAARFYRMSASPSSSSSFCRSPRRNWESDQCW